The DNA window AGTATTTCCATGATCAAGTTTAGATACCTATTATTTGTCATTCCAAAAGCTCCTTGCATTCTAGAGTCTAGAATTAAAAGGGAAAAGGTTTAAGCATTTAGAAAGTATAagctgaaattatttatttcaattcaatATAGAATATTAGAGTCAAGATAATAATCAATGTGTACAAAAATTTAcataacaaaagaaacaacagaccATGCAGCacctttagaaaaataattaagcttTGTTGCATTTACAGGTAAGTGCCACACTGAGAATTTACAACACAGTAATTTACTGCAATCAATGACAGGGGAGTTCCATAAAGAAACAAAGCTCTTACACTCCAGATTTTCAGAAGGTATTATTGGAATGCTTAATCATAACCACAGAATTTGTACATCCTTTAGGATTGAGCTGACAAAAGTCACACAAAGTTTTCATAGCATCTATTATAGAAGAGTCCATGGTGTTTGGACGGCTGGCTTAGTGTCTCTGACAGGTGTGGAGTCTGGAAGAGTTACTGGCTTGATGGTGATCATTCTGTATCCGGCAAGACAGACCCTCTCCACAGTAACAACGCTGGAATATCTCCAGCCCGTGGGAGCCTTTTCTCCTGTGCTTGGTGCACACTTGACCTTCTTTGAGGACAGGTTTACAGATCTTGGACCAGAAATGTCTAGCACAACACAGCCCTGTGGCACAGTCTGATGATCGGAGACAGACCGAACCTTCTTGTCCTGGAAAGGAGGAGACAGTAGGGAGAGTACATGGTTACTGCCGGGTCTGCATTATTTCATGAAGAAAATCCCACAGACACTCCTGACATGCTAACAAAGGATTAATGGTAAGGTCCTTTACCTTTGGTATGATACAGTTTTGAAGACAGCGTCGTTCTTCTGGAATACCCATCCACAGTGCTGTGATCGTTACCAACGCTTTCAAGAATGGTTTCTTCGATTTCCTCTCGGTGGAAATGATTGTGATCAGAAGGCATACATATTCCTAAGGAAGCAGGAGACAGCAGTAACACATTACAGCCAGTAGTTAACCAGCAACAGCCTTGACCGTGGCAGTCTGTTATGCCTGCACCAACTTGAGATGTCCTGTTGTGGTAACACTATTTTAAACACAAGCCAAACTTCCTCCCTAGTGTTAATGCAAAGCTCCCCAGATGGACAGAAGCATCAATGCGTGCACTGTGCAGTCATATGCAACATCCCCAATATAGCCATTTAAAATACTTTCCTACCGACTGCGGTAGTGGCAGTGAGATTTCTGCCCATGTTAATATCACCCTTGGGGTAAGAAATAAAAGTAGTCACTtaaaaatcgtttttaaaaataacttctctgCCCTCGGTGCTATATGGGTACTGGCAGGCCGAGTTAAGCAAAGGCAACACCAGCTGCCTGGAAGATTACAATCTCACCCACCAGCTACTTCACTGTATAATTTCTATATTACAGAGATTGAGTTTGGCTCCGAGTATTACTGGGTCCTAAGGAGGGTCGCCACCCTCAGGCTTATTTCTGGAGACTTCTTTGGCTGTCTGAGCCTACCTCTTTGAGACATTAAATTTTAGTGGATCTGTGGTTCCCGACGGAGGACTTATTTTAAGGTAGCAGGAGGTGGAGACAGGGAGATGGATTCAGAGGCCAGGATGCAAATCCAGATCCCCCTTAAGGGTGGCCAGCACAGATAAATCAGTGTCTTCTGGCAGACACCAGTTTTAACAGGGATCAGGAGGGGGGGCCAGGGTGGTAGCGCCATGGGAGACACTGTAAGAAAAACAGAGGGCCGCTAAAACCAGTGCTGGTTTCCTTGGGCTCTCTGTATAGTTTTCACCTTCTTCCCCATCTTTCTCAATTGATGTCAATTGATGTTCAGGGAAGGGTTCACTCTGTGTTACGCCCTCCTGTTAGGCAGGCCAGGGGCACGGAGGAAGACAAGGCGCCCCACGACCTCCCAGATTAAACACTCTCAAGATTTCTGGGGAACCTTGCAGGATGAGCACCCATTCGCAGGTGGCGCCGCAGGGTTAGCAAAGCCACAGGCCTTTTCCTCCCATCCGTAGGAGGCCAAATGCGGGACGCTTTGAATCAGAAAGGGAGCTACAGGACTCACCGTTTTTGCAGTAATTCCCGGGGCAGCACATAGCGTGACGCATGCAGCGTTTTCGGCGCTTCCTGCAGGCCAGACAGATTTgcgcgcccgcgcccgcgccccctCCGCGGCTGGGGCTGGCGCAGTACTCCTCCGTGCTGCACTCCTCATCCTCAGCGCACGGGTACGGCTGCGGGGAAGGGCCAGGCAGAGGGTGAGGCACCTGCGCCTCCAGGTCCGCAAGCTCCCGGACCCGGACGCTCATCACCGGCCCTCTGCGTGCACCTCTCCGAAGCTGCTGTGCCCAGGACTCCCAGAGGCAGACTTCCCGACTGAGCCCCAAACTCCACACACTCAACAAGTTCTCCGTGCTCCCCCCCACCTGAGACCCCCTTCGGGGTCCCAGCGTCCCAGGCTCCCCGAGACCCTGCTCACCGGGTCGTTGTCAAAGGTCTGGTACTTGTTCCCGCCCTCGTAAGGAATCCCTGGAGAGGCGCTCACGGCGGAGCCCAGGTGCCCGGCAGCGCCGCCCAGCGCCGGGGGCAGGTTCTTGATGGCGTTTGAGTTGACGAGAACTGAGTTCAAGGTGGCGCTCACTCCGAGCTGAAGGTGACCACAGAGGGCCACCGCTATCAGGGCGGCCAAGACCCGGGCGGCTCCCACTGCGCCCAGGGCCGTCATCGCAGAAGTTGTCCGGGGAAGGTACCGAGACAAGGCAGGAATGTCCCTGTGCAAGGGTGGCCGCTGGAAGCCGCGCCGGCACGGCAGCAGTCCGGCCTCCGAGCGCCTCCCGCGGTCCCCGAGTCCCGACTGCAGGCGCAGCTCTGCGCCGCCACCGCCGCGGCCGCCGTCTTTATACCGCCGGCTCCGAGCATCCCGGCCCCTCGGGGGAGACAACAAAGCGAGGATGGGATTTCAAAGcgctgggaggggctggagggtgtgtgtgtgtgtgtgtacacgagGGGGGGCTTGGCCCTCCCTACCCCGCCCTCCCCGGCGCAACCAGTCCCCTGGCCCAGCTCCCTTCGGGGCGCGGGTGCCGGAGAGCGCGAGCGCGGACCGCATCCACAGAGGCGCGCAGAGGGAGGAATCTGGGACCCCGGCGCCCGCCCCGCTGCAGCAGGGGTTGCACTCGCGGGCTCCGAACTACTTTTCAGAGCGGGATTGTAATGCTGTGCAAAACCACTTTCCTCCTGTCTCCCTTATGCCAGTCCGTACTCATTTATTGTGCACCGTTAAATAGCGTTCGGGGTGAAATAACAGCCCAACCGGTAATTCAAAGTCTCTCTCAAAACGTCCCAGCGAGAGGGCCGGGTGGCCGGTGCAAGTTGCTGATTAACTGAACTTTCAGACCCACGGTTTGCAGATTTAGAGAGAGGTCCTCCGTTTAAGTTGGTTCAgctttgccccccccccttccttcctccacaccccacccccatcccgccGCCACCGCGAGAAAAATgtgcaaagagaaggaaatttgcACATCAAACGAGGGTAAGAAGGAAGAAGAGCTAATTCTCTTTTGATGGGAAGTTTAGAGAGGGAGGCGAGAGACTGGCGTTTGGAAATTAGatcaggggtggaggggagagggaagtgaCTATCGATAATCAAACTATTTAATGCCGCTCTTTGAATCCGAGCAGTCGCGCTCAGTAGATGAACTTGATTAGGCAGACTTGCGAGATCAAAGTGGCCAGAGCGGAATCGGTCAGAGTCCACGGGCTGGGTCCGTGGTCCTTCCCTGCTGGCCTtgctcggggcgggggggtggccCGGTCAGCGCAGCGAGGGGAGCGAGCCTTAGGGCTCAGCGCCTGACTTGCCCTGAGTATCCCAAGTCAGAGCGTCCCGGGACCAGGGAATAATACCCCTCCAGGGAGCTAAGACTAGCTGCACGAAAACGAAAACTGAAAGTGAGCCAGAACGTGAGTGACTTCGACATGATTTAGGTTCctgtagaaaaataataaagtcccGCTGGCGTGTAAGAATGCTGTCCTGCTTATACAGTGGAAATTATTTAACAAACGAACGCCTCTGGGAAGCCCTCTACGTTGTGGCTCTTTGGGGGGGGTGTGGAGGCGCAGTGAGTATAAATACTTACGAGACTGTCCtaattatagtaataataaaagataaagtaCCGCAATTACATAGTATCAGGAAATGGACAACTGCCATGAAActttggaaaaggaagagatggTTGAATAATCACTGTTGAATAAGACTAGGATATATTAATTTTGTGCTCCTTCACCTCTGTGGTACTTAATACTCTACACGTAGACCTGTGTTCATGACCGGGGCCACCACCAAGTACAGCCCACGAGAGTCTTGAAGTCCTATAATCCTAAAGTTAGGAGGGggaagggttaaaaaaaaagtttgtaatgGTCTGAATTTTAGTTCCTTGGGTGTCAGAGGTCCTATTAAGAACATCTTCCAAACAATTCTTTAGTAATGCCTCTAATTACACCGGTATTTCACTCGTCCCAAATCCCATCTGTCCTATGAAATTTCCTCTGGTTTATTGGTAATTCCTTCTTGAAATTCTAATATGGATTAAAGCCCACctatttttttaggtttattatGAACACGTACAATGATCTAGACTTGGCTACAACTCTAGAAATTTTTGTCATAAATTGAAACTTGGAAACAAAGGGGAAGCtgcttctatatattttttcttttttaaatgagactAAGAAACAAGTCGAGGAACATTTTATTGAGAAGAAGCAATAAACCAGGTCTCTCTTGGGCAGATATGGCCCCACTGAAGTTGGTATAGATGGAGAGGTATTATAGGATAACAGGGTAAAGCTATAGGGGATTTTAGGTGTCATACTATCACTTGCAGCATATGATAATAATGTCAATAACTGATGTGTTGAGCGCCTTCAATGTAATAGAAAATCTGCAGTGTGTCTTAAATTGTTATGAATTTGAAATTCAGGGGAAGAATCCCCTGACCTCGGGGAGGgtaaaaatgtttcttcttagTCCTATTATCCtattcaaatatttctaaaaatatgctGTGCCATACTTACAGCgaatctcttttcctctttttgaaaGAGATGGTAATGTTGTTAACATATTTAACAAATTTACTTCATTAAGAGCTTGGATTCACAAATGAAACTATTGTCTggggcaaaaaaggaaaaaatctcattagcaaaaaaacaaacaaaactttaacAAAAAGACATGTTGCCTAAATTCAATCTCAAATCCTGAATATATATATCTGTCATGGTTTAATATTCATTGAGAATGTTGTGTTGAGTTAGGGGAGCTAAGACAAGACTAGGGCTTCAAGAGCAGACTGGTTTCTATCTCCTTCCCTACTTTCCATGCTGCTCCTGACTTTGTGATCTAAAAGCAAATAACGAATCGGCGAATATCTGAGTttctactatgtgctaagcagGGAACTTGGTGCCCTGGGATCAGATGTGAGTgctcatgtcatcttcaaataactgagtggggggaggggtggcaagtTATACAGAAGAGCACCCCCCAGGAAGGCCTTAGAGAGGGCCAAGTATGTAGGAAGCCAACTCTTGGTTCCAAGTGGGAAAAAGGATTTGTTTCAGTGGAGTTTCCATTTGAAAATCCTTACCTTGATTGAGTTTCCTCACTGGGAACAAAAGAGCAGGATTGGTAAGGAGGTAAACTGGGGTTCATTGTGTTACCAGCAGCCGATTAAAATTTAGTGAACGCCCATTATATGCAAAATGCTACTTTAGTACCTCGGAGAGTATACCGTGCAGCCTTGAAGGCATTCCTGTCCTCAGAAAGCTTTCTGTCTATAAGCAGTTGGGAGAAGCAAATATTACATGGGCGTGGGGGTAAACATTTTTCCCAAACAGGTCATATTTTGGCACACATGAGGTCatggggaagacagaaaaaggtCCAGAAATGGTGACAACAAGcctcagggcagggagggctctGATGACTCTGAGCtaagtggcagaggtggggggagtcagggccgctgtatttcatttattaaaagtaGTGTATTTAGCTCTGGAGGGACCCCTAACTCCTATTTCATCTGTTGAAATATTCTCATAATGCATACAATAGGTTTGCTATATTCGATTTTTTAACAGATGGAGTATGTGAACCGATGTGGAATCAAACCTCCTAGCTCATCAGTGGCGTGGGAGCATGGGCATTCCTCACATTACAAGCACTGAGCACTCTCTTCATCTGCCAGGAAGCCCACAGAAACACCGTGCCTAGTTGCAAAtgatctctccatctctgtcatttCAGATTCTTCTGTGACTGCTGCATGTTtaattccctcccttctttcctcctcccctccctcccttccctctttctttcattctttctctttgttaaatGAAAGGAAGCAGATCTTTTATCATTTAATTGTACTTTACtaggaaaacattaaataaatgtcattCCTTATGGTGACTGTTGTCAACATTTATGCTGGTACCGATCTTAAATTTATAGTAGGAATTCCTCTTTCCTGagtttagtaaaaaaaaaaaaaaaaaagttaagacttCCTCATTGGCCTTTAAAAGATTTTGGTCTTAATGCTTTTCATGATGTTTAAAAGGGCTTTTAGGCCAGGCCCATGTTAAGACTCCCCAGAGGCTGGCTTAGGCTTTTCTGCCCTCCTCAGTACAAAGAGAAGGCAAGATTTGACAATGCTTATGTTTATTTGGTCAGTGGAGATGGCCAGCCCAGATAAATCAGGCTCCGTGGTAGCTTTCCACCCTAGCTCAGAAGATGGCTTTCACAGGAGCAAGACATTAAAAACTAATCTGAGGGTAGAGCCCAGGACCCAGAAACTTTTGATGAAAAACCACAGAGGATCTTTTCTGATGtcctgacacagagagagggctGCGGTATATAGTTACAGAGACTGCAAAACGGTCCCCTTAGCATCCCTTCTAAAGGATTTGACATTTCCAACCATAAATATTGGCCAATGGCAGCAGAAAGCAGGATACAAGATCCTTTTAAAACAGACTCCAGACCTAGAGAAATGTCATTTTCCCTCATGTCTCTCAATTCCTATTATTGCCTCCTTTACAATGCAGGTGCCCTCCGAGGATGGTGGCCAGGAAAGGTATTTTGCCATGGGATCAGGAGACTGGGGCTGGGATTCTGTGTACTGGGGACTTCTGTGACAACCTAAAACATGGCAGCTTGGTCAAGCCATTTAATTCTAGTGTTGGTGTTGgtctttcatttataaaatggaagtgGGAGGTGGAGAGGCCCCTTCTGACTAGgcaagcctctctctctctctctctctctcaaagaaaaaaaaaatcactgccaggACAAGGACTTTCATATTCTGATTAATATCCTGTAAGAGGCCCATTTTTCAGGCAGCCTAAAGTAATACTAGAGACATCAATGCTGTATTTTGATTTCGAATAagtgttttcaaagaaaacaagagcttaaatctcttaaaataagtgaatacttgaatcaggtgtttttttttttttttaagatggagatatacacatatatttttttcaaatctttttaaatttttaaaaaagattttatttattcatttgaaagaaagagagcacagagggagagtaagagggagaagcagactccccactgatcagggagctggaggcagggaccctgggaccatgacctcagCCTAATGCAaacacttaatccactgagccacccagttgctccCGTGTGTATTTCTAAATTAAGTCAGATATTCTAGGAGAAAATGtagtaaatacagaaaaatccaaaaccaaaaataagtgACAGGTGCAATTCCATCACTGTTAATTTGCAGTTCTACCCTCAAGCTCACATCCACGGAGAGCAAGCACACGCTGGAGAGTAGGAAATTATTTGCCTTCACAAAACTGACCCTAATGCTTTAGAGCTGAATTTTTCCAACCATCCTTTAAATTTCAAACTAGGGAGTTGGAATGGGACCCAGAGGTGGGAAACAAAGCAGGACCTGGAAAGCTCTTTAGGGTTCCAAGACCCTGTTTTAGACCCCAAGGGACCATGGAGGTAGCCCAGAAGCAGAACTGTGGCGGGAGAGAAGGATGTGTAATCCAGGCCAGGTTCACCACCACCCTCAAGGCGAGCTGGGGGCCACCTGTGTGCGCACCCACTCCCTGCATCCCAGCTGCGTGTGCatccctccctgcaccccagtGAGCGTGCACCCATTCCTGCACCCCCACTCTGTACACACCAATCCCTGCACCCCCCGCTGCGCATGTACCCGCTCCCGGCACACCCCCTCACCCTGCGCAGCCCGGCGACACCCCAGCCGGAGGCCTGCGGTGGTGCACGTGTGCCCGCAGGCTGCTGACTGCCCTTTGCGCCGCGCAGTCACGACCCGCTGCCCGCGCACAAGAGTGGAAAACCGAGCTTGTTTAGGGATTCGCTTTGATGAGTAAAGATCaaacagcccggggacccctgtcCTAATCAGCCTTGAGCCGGGATGGCATTTTCACAAACAGTCCGTTTGCTGGGCTTTGAGCAGACTTCGTGCTCAGCACATTCATGCGGCTGCGGCGGCTCGCAAAGCCGTTCACACTACAATGGCGCAGTTGGTTTGTTGTGTCAGTTCATGGGCAAATAAATAAAGGGCCTTTCCGACTTAATTAAAGAGGGGTAGGAGGAAAGGCGACGGAGGGGAAGATTAAAGCTCCTAGGGACGTCAGGCTCCGCTGTGTCCCCAATTTCTGGCCTTCAGTGGGAGAAACCCCGCTCTTCTGGTGCCCCCTGGTGGAATTTCCATAGAAGTTCTTCGTAGGGAAGCTAAAATGATTTACGAACCCTTCAACTTAACTCTCCAGAAATATTATTTTCCAGGTTCAGTTACTTATATACTGTACAGCCTTTTCACTTCGCTGTGCTCCAGCCTCTTCGAGGTTGAGTGTTCTCTTGTTCTTAATGTTCTACACAATGCTTTGTTCATGGAATAAGTTACTTCTTCATAAGTtgcaattaaaaagagaactggGATCCAACATGTAGGTTCTCAAGTTTATGTCTATGCAGTTCCACTGAAGTTGAAAGGCTCTCTGTGGCATTCCCAGATAAAAATGTCAAGGTCTCAGGATTATTAGAAATATATTATGGGGAAATTCTAGCCCAAACAAATCGTAGACAAGACCATCCATGTGTAATTATCCatggagaataaaaatataagagaatattactCACCTATTTGAGAAACTATTAATCATTCCAGGTTTAAGATACAAAGCTATAATCGCAGGTGAAATAATAGTTATAATACGCTATTTAATACTTCCATTTCTTTAGAGCCAACATGCACAagtagaaaaagcagaaaaattagtaaaacaaCATACTGGAAGTTTAATATATGTATCCGTTAAAATTATTAGTTATAGTTctgcattgttattattttgcagTTAATAATTCTAAACTACTCCCAAGGTTTTTCTTACAgctcatttttcttaaagagaagtcctcacagaaaacaaaaccaaacgaAAAATGTTTCTCTGCAATTAGGATATCTTCTAAAGAATAAAGGATTCTGAAAGATGTGTGAGAATGTTATTTCTAAacattcaattcaataaatatttttatgtactaaATTCATTGCTATAGGTTAGATGCTAAGTATAAAATTGCATACTATCGTTTTAGTACTATAGTGTACAATATATAAGAATGACTTtacaaccagagaaagacaattatattatctcactgatatgtggaatttaagaaacaaaacagaggatcatagaggaggagaggaaaaaataaaacaacacaaaaccaaagagggagacaaaccataagagattcctaatcataggaaacaaactgagggttgctggagggggtgaggatggagagatggggtaactgggtgatggacattaaggaaggcacatgatgtagtaagaactgggtgttacataagactgatgaatcacagacctgtacctctgaaaccaatactacactatatgttaattaatttaattaaaatttaaaatttttttttaaaaaagaacgaCTTTAAAGAAGCAAATTAACCTCAAGCTTTTTCATAATGCCATTGTTTTGATTAGACCCTGCCCACCTTTTTTGATTGAGCTGTATTCTCtaccattttcttttcacattattACTTCTATCCAGCTGGTGCTATTTATAAGAAAAGCAGTCTTCAGGCAAGCTCTATGTTTAACAGTGCACTTTGCAAATATCAGTAGCTTTGTAGATTCCACTTAGCCACAAACTTAGAAGGTCTGAAAGTGTCAAAGAGTCTAATGGCTAATGAGCTTTCTACCACAAGTTGGTCCCCTACCCCTTTCTGTTAATATCATTTACTATGATCATTAGCATTTGCCGATAATTTTAGGAGAGGACTGTTGGCTAGAGCTGTGACATCTAAGGGTCTAAAGCATGCAGCTTGCTCTGTTTTTATAGATCTTGATTTCTAGGCAAAGTCctaaatttatttggaaaattacGTTGCTATGGTTTTATTAATAGATGAggttagaaaaacaaataagaaagtaGATAAGTGGAGCTTTTACTTGTAAATGTGTaagagacaagagagaaaataatagacTCCTTCCCTGTTTTTGTAGGCAATAAAAAGCAAGTATCAGTCAATAGgtgtttattttcctgaaaaagaGCACTAAGAACTCTGCAGTTCTCGGATTCTTGAACTGTTGTGCAggtaacaaacaaaacaaccctgaGGATacatgttaaaatgcaggttcccaGACCTCTCTCCTCGCTCTTTTGATTGATTGCAGAGGTGTGGGGTCAGTTTAGTGACTCAGGGttttttgtctgtctgttttgttttgttttgttttgttttgttttgttttgttttgttttgtaaaggttttgttcatttattttagacagagggagagggagaagcatacttcccggtgagcagggagcctgatgcagggccggatcccaggaccccaggatcatgacctgagctgaaggcagacgcttcccggactgagccacccaggcgccctagtgACTCCTGTTTTAACACTCTCTCCAGGCCAAGTGTAACACAGGTCGTCTTTAGGCTACGCTTTGCAAAATTTCACCAGCAATCCTCAGTTCCCACCAACCTGGTCTGTCACCTTTCAAACTCCAAATTCCTCATTTTCTGCCTCTGGTTAGAAGtgaattccaggggtgcctgggtggcgcagtcagttaagcctctgactcttggtttcgctcAGGTactgagctcagggtcctggcaccgagccccacactgggctccgcacTTCGcgcagcctgcttgagattctctctccgcctctgcctctcctgcttgtgctatctctctctctctctctctctaaaataaataaataaaatcttccaaaaaaaaaagttaattccaAATTCAGTGTTTCCCCAAGCTTT is part of the Ursus arctos isolate Adak ecotype North America unplaced genomic scaffold, UrsArc2.0 scaffold_7, whole genome shotgun sequence genome and encodes:
- the DKK1 gene encoding dickkopf-related protein 1 yields the protein MTALGAVGAARVLAALIAVALCGHLQLGVSATLNSVLVNSNAIKNLPPALGGAAGHLGSAVSASPGIPYEGGNKYQTFDNDPPYPCAEDEECSTEEYCASPSRGGGAGAGAQICLACRKRRKRCMRHAMCCPGNYCKNGICMPSDHNHFHREEIEETILESVGNDHSTVDGYSRRTTLSSKLYHTKGQEGSVCLRSSDCATGLCCARHFWSKICKPVLKEGQVCTKHRRKGSHGLEIFQRCYCGEGLSCRIQNDHHQASNSSRLHTCQRH